The sequence ACAAACTACTTAACAGTATTCGTAGCATTAACCCAAGCTTGATCAAAACCCTCAAACAAGAGGGAATGAAAGGTGCGTGGCAATCAATTAACGGCACCTTCCTCGTGACACTATTCGGCGGTGTACTCACCAGTATTGCGACATTAGCCAAGCTGATCTCTTGGTTGATGGAGACACACCCAATCCCTCTGTGGTCATTCTTTTTCGGGCTGATTCTTGTATCGGTCTACCACGTCATGCAGCAAGTGAAACAGCGCGATATCAAGACCGGATTGTTCCTACTGCTTGGCGTTGGATTTGCATTTGTGATTACAGTATTAAAACCACTGGATCTTGAACCTACCTCCATCAACTTTCTGATCTGTGGTGCGATTGCTATTTGTGCGATGATTTTACCCGGTATCTCTGGCAGCTTCATTCTCCTGCTACTTGGCATGTATACGCCTGTACTGGCTGCAGTGAAAGGGGCAGAGTTTGGTGTCCTTGCGCTATTTTTAACCGGATGCATCACGGGCTTGCTTTGTTTCTCACACCTGCTTTCTTGGTTACTAAACCGTTACCGAGACCTCACTTTAACCTTCTTGACTGGTTTAATGATAGGGACATTACCTAAAATATGGCCATGGAAAGAGACGGTTAGCTGGCGTACAAACTCTAGTGGCGAGCAAGTACCCCTCGAGCAAATTAATCTAAGTCCATTTAGTTTTGAAGCACTTTATAACGAGCCCGCTCACTTGCTCTATGCCATTGTCGCTGCGGCATTAGCAATAGGTCTGGTACTGGGTTTAGAGAAGGTGGCTGACCGCCAACAACACTGATCACAATATAAGGATGATGCATGAGAGCAGGGATTTCGCTCATTGTCATTGCACTGACCATGATGGCTGGTTTCTTCACGATGCCAGCCATCAAAGCATATCAACAATCTAAGCTTTCCATTTCCCCCCCTACCTGCTTTGCCACGACATCACCATGTTCAATTGACGATACGACGGTAACACTTAGTGTTGATTCCGTTACACCATTAACCCCTGCGACGCTTACAGTGAACTGGCCAACTCAAGCTGAAACTCTGTCGGTTCGCCTTCAAGGGCACGAGATGGAAATGGGAGAGATACGATTATTACTACAATCACGTGGCGATAACATCTTTACCGGAGAGGTTATCTTACCGGTTTGTACCTTGGAGAAGATGACTTGGTATGGGGAAGTGTCAGATGGCAGTCACAGGGTTTATGCTGGAATAAGGATGCAACGATGAAGAAATGGATTTGGTTACTCCCATTGGCGTTTGCCATTGGGTTGGGAGCTCAGTATTGGCTCCATGACTCTTCAGAAAAAGACAGCGTTAGCGCCACACTCGCAAGCGCGAATAACGACAATATTGAGCTGTTTGACCCCAATGATAGCCGCGTTAGGATTATCTACTTCGGTTTTACTCGCTGTCCTGATGTGTGTCCTACCTCTCTGGCCATGCTGTCTGGGGCACTCAAGCAACTTGAGCCACAAGAACTGGCTCAGATTCGCCCAATATTTATCTCATTAGACCCGGACAGAGATGACGCCGCCCTTGCTCATCAATACGCCCAGTATTTTCACCCTGCGATTGAAGGAATGAGTGGCAGTTTAGAGGTGACACAGCAACTTGCTCAACGTTATGGCGTCATTTTCCAAAAAACTGAGCTAGAGGGTTCAGAGCTAGATTACACGCTTGATCACAACTCCTATTTCTATTTCATTGATGCACAAGGGCAATTGGTGACGAAGGTCCCTCACGCTTTGTCTCCTGCACCTGTGCTCGCAGCCATTAAAACAATGACAACACCCTAAGGAACCAATATGCGCACTCTTGTCAGCTCTATTGCCTTAATGACACTTTATGCTAGCCATGCCTTCGCAGCCCCATCTTTATCTATCAGTGACGCCTACGCGCGCGCGACGCCACCCAATGTGACGACCAGTGCCGTGTTTGCCAAATTGCACAACACTACTGATAAAGAGGTTGTTGTGGCTTCAGCCAAAACAGAAAGAGCGGGGGCAGTAGAATTGCATACGGTGGAGCAACAAGGGGACGTCATGAAGATGCGTCAAGTAGAGAGCTTTACTATCGCGAGCGAAGCGACATTCGCGCTCAAGCCCGGTGCCGAGCACATCATGCTGTTTAACCTTGATGCACCATTAAAAATGGGTGAGCAACTCTCGGTAGAGTTGACCCTATTGACTGGAGAAAAGATTAACTTTGACGCCCCAGTGAAGAAAGTGATGCAAGGTATGAAGCATCACCATCACTAAACGTTACCATTTAATTACAACAAGGGCGAGTCTGTGACTCGCCCTTGTTGTTGATAATTATTGTTTGAATGAGCTATCCATAGGAGTTTGGCTGAAATCAAGAGGTTGAGCCTGATGCTGGTCTAGATCTGTATTGGCCTTTGAAGGTTCGAGGTCTTCACTAGACATTGACGGTACTTGATTCAAATTAGATGGGTTAGCTTGATCTTGTGAATGTTGATGTTGACTCATTTCAGCTGCTAAAACGTCAACAGCCAGATCATCTGCAGGTATAGCCACTTTCTTGGGAATCGGCACCTTACGTTTATACAGCTTGTTAAACGCTCGAATTAAACTATGTTTCGGCACCTTACCATCCGAAATTTTTCGAATAAGAGGTTTGGTCAGAGACTGCAGCCCTACGACTGAGTCTACACCAATACTATTGCCCACTTTATCGCGCAGTTGTCTTGCTGGTTGCCAACCGTAGTGTGCAGCCATAAACAACCAAGTATAAGCGATCGCATTGCCATTGGGTTTCTTGTCAATCCAAATCTCACCCGCCAAGCACATGGCTTCTGGACTACCTTTCTCCGCGGCACGCTCTAACCAGTAACAGCCTTGAAAAAAGTTAACTTCTGTCCCCACACCTTTAAGGTAATTCTTGCCCAAACTCAACATGCCGCGCTTGTCACCTAATTTGGCTGCAACCTTATTCCAATGTAACGACTTTTCCGGCTCTGAAAGTGGGTTATCTTTTGCTTGGAACCATTGCCCTAGAAAGAGGACTGAATCGATATGATCCAATTCTGCCGCCGAAATCACGTGCTCTAAGCCCCGCTCTGGGTCTTTTGCGATACCTTGGCCGTAAATCAGCGCTACACCAGTTTCATATTTTGATGTCAAATCACCATTAAATGCCTTCACACACTTTTTCCAGAACTTGGCTTTCTCTTTCAAAACCAGATCCTCAGCATGTAACTGGCTAATCTTGATGACTCCTTGCATGCCATGCACATTATCCAGGTCGGCGGCTTTCTCATACCAGTAGAGTGCTTCTCTGGTATTTTTGCGTTCAGCCTCTTTCGCTAAGTAGAGTATGGTTGGAATGTGGCCATACTCTGCCTTCATTATTCGTTCTTGATGCTCTTGTTCTTTGGCACGAGCAAGGGTAAGGCGATACTGACGATCACGCTCCTTCTTCTCTTGCTCCATTCTTTTTTTGCGTAGGGACAAAGATAACATCCACAGAAACATCGATATCAACGACACGCCTGCTAGCCCTACCGCAATGCCAATAAAACTCATCACTTTTCTCAGTAAAATTTAAACTCTAGAGTTGCCCACCCAATCATCAAAAAGCAACGCAGGTGATACAGTACCAACTCTAATTAACGACCAAAAAGCCAATTTCTTTAGCTCTAATAACCCGACTGTAGCGAGTCATTGTACCTGAACCTCTCAATCTCGTCTTTTATCTCTCTTGGTTATCTTTTAAAATTCGCTGCGAAACGATTGACTATGAAACGACACCATGAACAAAAATTTTCTCACTAATGGCATCGCCATTGGCTTGATTGCAGTCGGCTATTTTGGCCAAATCCAACTCCTATTTATTGCCGGGATATTTGCCTTTTCAGGGGCAATAACCAACTCTCTCGCCATTCACATGTTGTTTGAAAAAGTACCAGGCTTATATGGCTCAGGTGTAATTCCTGCTCGCTTTGAGGAGTTCAAAGCGGCTATTCGAACCATGATGATGGAGCAGTTCTTCACCGAAGAGAATATTGACCGCTTTTTAAATGAAGAGATGAATAGCTCTACAGCAATCGATCTTGTCCCGGTGATTGAGAAGATTGACTTTAATCCGACATTCGACAAGCTTGTCGATG comes from Vibrio astriarenae and encodes:
- a CDS encoding DUF368 domain-containing protein; the protein is MNYLTTFLKGIAMGAADVVPGVSGGTIAFITGIYDKLLNSIRSINPSLIKTLKQEGMKGAWQSINGTFLVTLFGGVLTSIATLAKLISWLMETHPIPLWSFFFGLILVSVYHVMQQVKQRDIKTGLFLLLGVGFAFVITVLKPLDLEPTSINFLICGAIAICAMILPGISGSFILLLLGMYTPVLAAVKGAEFGVLALFLTGCITGLLCFSHLLSWLLNRYRDLTLTFLTGLMIGTLPKIWPWKETVSWRTNSSGEQVPLEQINLSPFSFEALYNEPAHLLYAIVAAALAIGLVLGLEKVADRQQH
- a CDS encoding SCO family protein — encoded protein: MKKWIWLLPLAFAIGLGAQYWLHDSSEKDSVSATLASANNDNIELFDPNDSRVRIIYFGFTRCPDVCPTSLAMLSGALKQLEPQELAQIRPIFISLDPDRDDAALAHQYAQYFHPAIEGMSGSLEVTQQLAQRYGVIFQKTELEGSELDYTLDHNSYFYFIDAQGQLVTKVPHALSPAPVLAAIKTMTTP
- a CDS encoding copper chaperone PCu(A)C produces the protein MRTLVSSIALMTLYASHAFAAPSLSISDAYARATPPNVTTSAVFAKLHNTTDKEVVVASAKTERAGAVELHTVEQQGDVMKMRQVESFTIASEATFALKPGAEHIMLFNLDAPLKMGEQLSVELTLLTGEKINFDAPVKKVMQGMKHHHH
- a CDS encoding tetratricopeptide repeat protein; this translates as MSFIGIAVGLAGVSLISMFLWMLSLSLRKKRMEQEKKERDRQYRLTLARAKEQEHQERIMKAEYGHIPTILYLAKEAERKNTREALYWYEKAADLDNVHGMQGVIKISQLHAEDLVLKEKAKFWKKCVKAFNGDLTSKYETGVALIYGQGIAKDPERGLEHVISAAELDHIDSVLFLGQWFQAKDNPLSEPEKSLHWNKVAAKLGDKRGMLSLGKNYLKGVGTEVNFFQGCYWLERAAEKGSPEAMCLAGEIWIDKKPNGNAIAYTWLFMAAHYGWQPARQLRDKVGNSIGVDSVVGLQSLTKPLIRKISDGKVPKHSLIRAFNKLYKRKVPIPKKVAIPADDLAVDVLAAEMSQHQHSQDQANPSNLNQVPSMSSEDLEPSKANTDLDQHQAQPLDFSQTPMDSSFKQ
- a CDS encoding DUF445 domain-containing protein, giving the protein MNKNFLTNGIAIGLIAVGYFGQIQLLFIAGIFAFSGAITNSLAIHMLFEKVPGLYGSGVIPARFEEFKAAIRTMMMEQFFTEENIDRFLNEEMNSSTAIDLVPVIEKIDFNPTFDKLVDVISQSSFGGMIAMFGGVEALEPLKQPFVEKMRESVAEIGQSDTVKNALKEQFESKDMMDDIKSNIEQIITQRLNELTPQLVKELVQQMIKQHLGWLVVWGGVFGGLIGVISATFL